The Deltaproteobacteria bacterium region GAGCTCGCGCAGGAATCCGGCGTCGTCGGTCACGTGCTCCAAGACATCGAGGGCGAGAACGACGTCGAATGCACCGTCGCGGAACGGTAGGCCCGCCGCATCCGCAGCCACCCGGGTAGCGATACCGCGCTCGCCCACGAAGCGCAGCGCGTGGAGGCTACGATCGCAGGCGCACACTCGGCCATCGGCGCTGAAGTCGACGGCCGTGGCGCCGGCGCCGCAGCCGACGTCCAAGATCCGCAGTCCCGGTCGTCGCAGTCGCTCCCCGAGCAGGCGGCGCATGAGGAGACGTTTGCCCGAGAACCACCAATGCGTGGCTTCCGTGGCGTACATGTCTTCGATGTCACGTGGCTGCATCGCTTTCCTTGCCCGGGAACGAATCCCTCTCCTGCGACTAGCCGCGACCGGCGCCGGAATCCAGAGTCGCGCAGGAGCTTTCCGCGGCCCGTCCGGCACGATCGGTTGCAGGGGCGTCGGGTTGTGGGCAGAAGAGGCTTCCGCATGCCTACAGCCACACGAGCACGTGGCGACACGCGAGCCGATGGACGGCTTCGCCGTCCGATCGGCTTCCGCCGCTCCAGCACGACGCTGTTGATGTTCTTGGCATGCACGATCGGCTGTCGAGGTTCGACGCCGCAAGGCCATTCCGAGCGACTCGTCGATCCCGGGCACCGCGCCCGAATGATCGCCGATTTCGGGCGCGGGCCAGTGCCGCTCCCAGGCACGACGTCTTCGCCGGCGAGCGATGCGGGAACGGCCGGGTTTCCGCGGGTTCCGATCGCGGACGATACCCGTCTGGTCCTGGCGGCACCGGCGAGCGGCATACTGATGCTGCGGCAGCATCTCCAAGTTTCACCGACCGGCGCGGTTCACGAGACCGTGCGTGCCGACGAAGTGTTCGCGGGATCCTCGCATCTCCTCCTGATGCCGCGCGTCCAGGTCGGCGCGCAATGGACGGATCTCGACCCTCGCATCGTGAAACTGGAGACCCGAGAAGGCGCGCCGCATGCGACCGTCGATCTTCGGCTCCCCGCAGCCACGACAGGCCACACGATACAGCTGGTGGTCATGGCCACGGCGATCGACTGGGGACCGCAAATCTCGCTGCGGACCGCGCCGGTGCGGATTCCAAAGGATGCGAGGCTCGAGCTCGCAACCGGGGTGCTCGAGCCGAGCTGGCACCAGGGGCCCGTGCAGTTCGTAGTGGAAGCCTGCGGAGACCAGGCGTGCACGCAGCTCTACGAAACCAACATGGATCCAGCACGAGAATCGGATCGGAGCTGGCGGGACGCGTCAGTCGCCCTCGATGCATACGTCGGCAAAAACGTGTCTCTCGTCTTCCGGTCGAAGCTGTCCCCACTTACCTCCG contains the following coding sequences:
- a CDS encoding sulfatase-like hydrolase/transferase, with translation MQGRRVVGRRGFRMPTATRARGDTRADGRLRRPIGFRRSSTTLLMFLACTIGCRGSTPQGHSERLVDPGHRARMIADFGRGPVPLPGTTSSPASDAGTAGFPRVPIADDTRLVLAAPASGILMLRQHLQVSPTGAVHETVRADEVFAGSSHLLLMPRVQVGAQWTDLDPRIVKLETREGAPHATVDLRLPAATTGHTIQLVVMATAIDWGPQISLRTAPVRIPKDARLELATGVLEPSWHQGPVQFVVEACGDQACTQLYETNMDPARESDRSWRDASVALDAYVGKNVSLVFRSKLSPLTSEQFSLPVWANPTIRVPRKADRSTPNVVLLSVDTLSARHLPTYGYFRDTAPILAKEFERGGTVFDNCVAAATSTPQAHMSMFTGLHPLEHGITAGVEVLDPAILTVTEQVRTAGVATGAVTEDGWLAAGTGFE
- a CDS encoding methyltransferase domain-containing protein, producing the protein MPDGPRKAPARLWIPAPVAASRRRGIRSRARKAMQPRDIEDMYATEATHWWFSGKRLLMRRLLGERLRRPGLRILDVGCGAGATAVDFSADGRVCACDRSLHALRFVGERGIATRVAADAAGLPFRDGAFDVVLALDVLEHVTDDAGFLRELGRVLAPGGALAIHVPAWPSLWSRHDEVLEHKRRYTRRTLKALLRDSPLQIAYLGWASCAIFPVTVAIRLARRLTNAESEGADLGVVPAWLNRLLTGVYRVESSLAVYTGLPFGVSLAVIAICPE